A window of the Cellvibrio sp. pealriver genome harbors these coding sequences:
- a CDS encoding efflux RND transporter permease subunit, with the protein MIGAIITWCWNHSKATIAAAVLLGLWGGYCFMNIKIDAIPDLSETQVIIYSEWMGRSPDLVEAQITYPLVSTLLSAPKVKVARGFSMFGMSFVYVIFEDGTDNYWARARVLEYLSKISGQMPDGVTPSIGPDASGVGWVLQYALVDPEAKYNLAQIKTFQDWYLKYWLSAVPGVAEVASVGGFDKQYQVEVDPNKLSALNIPLETVINAIRNSNNDVGGRTLEISEREYYIRGLGYVKNPRDLENIALGINADATPVLLRDVARVTLGPDIRRGISDLNGQGDTVGGVIVMRQGEDVSRVIAAVKEKITAVKGAFPPGLEIELVYDRSDLISEAVQTLQENLIEEIILVCIVILFFLFHIRSVLVVVITLPLSLLISLIPMYYFDISLNIMSLGGIILAVGDIVDGVVVFIENTHTKIAESDGRKTRQQLALDACRELGPAIFSALLIISISFLPIFALQAQEGKLFHPLAYTKTFAMLAAALVTITLVPILIALFVKGKIRKASDTPVNRWLQAIYTPILGWCVGHIKTVFAGTTLLVAVSLALFMRLGSEFMPPLWEGDLLYMPITVPGISVTAAQDILTRQNKAIKAIPEVASSFGKAGRFETATDPAPLSMFEYTIRLKPQAEWRQGLTPEALIQELDAAVAVPGLNRAWTKPVRGRIDMLSTGIRTPVGIKIFGQDLATIEHIGQQIEQVLSTLPGTRSAYAERINEGYYLDFEADKTALARYGLLLGDVQMIIETAIGGMDIAETVEGRERYSINLRYPRELRDSVEKIERILVATPTGTQVPLGQLGKVITRTGPPMVLDENGSLAGYVYIDLLGRDAGGYVNDAKAAIASAVHIPPGYFITWTGQYEYLARMQERMAIVLPVTLLLVFAFLYFSMRSTSRALIVMVAVPLSLSGGIILMWFLNYNTSVAVWAGAIALIGVAVSTTSIMMVFLDQSWQRWQADGRLLTANDGQLAVVEGAKNSLRSVLMAVAMNVFGLMPVMLATGIGADVMKTLASPMFGGLLSLTVLTLLVVPCVYRQIYGRHLSTT; encoded by the coding sequence ATGATTGGCGCCATCATTACCTGGTGTTGGAACCATAGCAAAGCAACCATAGCAGCGGCAGTATTGCTGGGTCTTTGGGGCGGCTATTGTTTTATGAATATTAAAATCGATGCCATTCCAGACCTGTCTGAAACCCAGGTGATCATTTATTCAGAATGGATGGGACGCAGCCCTGATTTGGTCGAGGCGCAAATCACTTATCCTCTCGTGAGCACTTTACTCTCCGCACCTAAAGTAAAAGTTGCGCGTGGGTTTTCCATGTTTGGTATGTCATTTGTCTACGTTATTTTTGAAGATGGCACAGATAATTATTGGGCACGTGCTCGTGTTCTGGAATACCTTTCCAAAATTAGCGGGCAAATGCCGGATGGTGTTACGCCCAGTATTGGCCCTGATGCCTCGGGTGTTGGATGGGTGTTGCAATACGCACTGGTTGATCCGGAGGCAAAATATAATCTGGCGCAGATCAAAACGTTTCAGGATTGGTATCTGAAATATTGGTTGAGTGCAGTACCCGGCGTGGCCGAAGTCGCCAGTGTTGGCGGGTTTGATAAGCAATACCAAGTGGAAGTAGATCCAAACAAATTGTCTGCACTCAACATTCCTTTGGAGACTGTGATCAATGCGATCCGAAATAGTAATAACGATGTGGGTGGTCGTACGCTGGAAATCTCTGAACGTGAGTATTACATCCGTGGTTTAGGCTACGTAAAAAATCCGCGGGATTTGGAAAACATAGCGCTTGGAATTAACGCTGATGCGACGCCCGTGCTCCTGCGTGACGTAGCTCGCGTCACACTTGGTCCTGACATTCGTCGTGGCATTTCCGATTTGAACGGTCAAGGCGACACAGTGGGTGGTGTGATTGTCATGCGCCAAGGGGAGGATGTGTCGCGGGTGATTGCCGCAGTAAAGGAAAAAATAACGGCAGTGAAAGGCGCTTTTCCACCGGGGTTGGAAATAGAGTTGGTGTACGATCGTTCGGATTTAATTTCCGAGGCAGTGCAAACCCTGCAGGAAAATTTGATTGAAGAAATTATTTTGGTTTGCATAGTGATTCTCTTTTTTCTATTTCACATCCGCAGTGTGTTGGTCGTTGTTATCACGCTTCCCTTATCGCTGCTGATATCGCTGATTCCCATGTACTACTTTGATATCAGCCTTAACATTATGTCACTCGGTGGGATCATTCTGGCGGTTGGCGATATAGTCGATGGGGTGGTGGTATTCATCGAAAATACCCATACCAAAATTGCCGAGTCGGATGGCAGGAAAACGCGGCAGCAACTTGCCCTTGATGCCTGTCGCGAACTTGGTCCTGCCATATTTTCAGCATTGCTGATTATCAGCATTTCGTTTCTACCGATTTTTGCGTTGCAAGCGCAAGAGGGAAAATTATTTCACCCGCTGGCATACACAAAAACATTTGCCATGCTGGCGGCGGCCTTAGTGACGATCACCCTGGTACCGATTTTAATTGCGCTGTTCGTCAAAGGAAAAATTCGCAAGGCCAGTGACACGCCAGTCAATCGCTGGTTACAGGCGATTTATACTCCCATTCTGGGATGGTGCGTTGGGCATATCAAAACGGTATTTGCAGGCACGACTTTATTGGTGGCGGTGTCGCTCGCATTATTTATGCGGCTGGGGTCGGAATTTATGCCTCCGCTTTGGGAAGGCGACTTGCTGTATATGCCGATCACTGTTCCGGGAATTTCGGTCACCGCAGCGCAAGATATTCTGACTCGCCAAAACAAAGCCATTAAAGCTATCCCGGAAGTAGCCAGTTCTTTTGGTAAGGCTGGCCGTTTTGAAACTGCAACCGACCCAGCACCTTTATCAATGTTTGAGTACACCATTCGTTTAAAACCGCAAGCGGAGTGGCGGCAGGGACTTACGCCTGAAGCATTAATCCAAGAGTTGGATGCAGCAGTGGCTGTGCCGGGGTTAAACCGCGCCTGGACGAAACCGGTGCGCGGTCGTATTGATATGTTGTCCACCGGTATTCGTACGCCGGTAGGCATAAAAATTTTTGGGCAAGACCTTGCCACTATTGAGCATATCGGTCAGCAGATTGAACAGGTTCTTTCTACCTTACCCGGCACTCGCAGCGCTTATGCCGAGCGAATCAATGAGGGTTACTATTTAGATTTTGAAGCGGATAAAACCGCCCTTGCCCGTTACGGATTACTGTTGGGCGACGTACAAATGATCATAGAAACCGCCATCGGGGGCATGGATATTGCCGAAACGGTTGAGGGGCGCGAACGTTATTCCATTAATTTGCGCTACCCGCGTGAGCTGCGCGATAGCGTAGAAAAAATTGAACGCATTCTGGTGGCAACACCAACCGGAACCCAAGTGCCCCTGGGGCAGTTGGGAAAGGTAATCACGCGTACTGGCCCACCTATGGTCCTGGATGAAAATGGCTCGCTGGCCGGTTATGTGTATATCGACCTGCTGGGGCGTGACGCGGGAGGTTACGTCAATGATGCCAAAGCGGCTATTGCCAGTGCCGTGCACATCCCCCCAGGCTACTTCATTACCTGGACCGGCCAATATGAATATCTGGCACGCATGCAAGAACGCATGGCCATCGTATTGCCAGTAACCCTTTTGTTGGTATTTGCATTTTTGTATTTCAGTATGCGTTCCACCTCCCGCGCGCTCATCGTCATGGTGGCCGTGCCGCTATCATTAAGTGGCGGCATTATTTTGATGTGGTTTTTAAACTACAACACCAGTGTGGCGGTATGGGCCGGTGCCATTGCATTGATCGGGGTCGCCGTATCTACAACTTCAATCATGATGGTATTTCTGGATCAATCATGGCAGCGGTGGCAAGCGGATGGTCGACTACTCACGGCAAATGATGGTCAACTTGCGGTCGTCGAGGGTGCTAAAAATAGTCTGCGCTCGGTATTGATGGCTGTTGCCATGAATGTATTTGGGCTGATGCCAGTCATGCTCGCCACCGGTATCGGTGCCGATGTCATGAAAACTCTGGCATCCCCCATGTTTGGCGGATTGCTGTCACTCACTGTGTTGACGTTATTGGTGGTTCCTTGTGTATATCGGCAGATTTATGGCCGCCACTTGTCTACTACTTGA
- a CDS encoding copper-translocating P-type ATPase → MHPEIRQQQPGNCPKCGMTLEPLLPELDEEENPEFRDFTRRFWWTLPLTLAVTVLAMFGHQLHLFSVSTQTWIELILTLPIVLWAGTPFFVRGWQSIINLTPNMWTLIGLGTGAAFVYSLVATVAPGIFPDSFVSMGRVSVYFEAAAVIISLTLLGQLLELKARSQTSAAIKSLLGLAPKKARRIREDGSEEDVPLTHVHVGDKLRVRPGEKVPVDGVVVEGSSAVDESMLTGEPLPVMKRAGDKVIGATLNTNGALTIQSERVGSSTVLAQIVQMVAQAQRSKAPMQRMADSVAGYFVVAVVAVAVLTFFAWGLFGPEPRWVFGLINAVAVLIIACPCALGLATPMSIMVATGRGATQGVLFRDAAAIENFRKIDTLIIDKTGTLTEGRPAFDRAVPAQGFNEDDVLRLAASLDQGSEHPLADAIVRAARERNLALEKVEQFESGSGIGVYGTVSGRKLALGNTVLMEQQGVVVAPLVPEAETLRSEGASVMYLAVDGQLAGLLAVSDPVKASTPEALATLKAAGLRIVMATGDGLTTAKAVAARLGIDEVHGEVKPEDKLRLVERLQAEGKVVAMAGDGINDAPALAKADVGIAMGTGTDVAMNSAQVTLVKGDLRGIAVARFLSEATVTNMKQNLMFAFLYNGLGIPVAAGVLYPWTGWLLSPMIAALAMSLSSVSVIGNALRLKRKNSLSTINR, encoded by the coding sequence ATGCACCCGGAAATACGCCAGCAGCAACCGGGTAATTGCCCTAAATGTGGCATGACATTAGAGCCACTGTTACCCGAACTTGATGAAGAGGAGAATCCCGAATTCCGGGATTTCACCCGCCGGTTTTGGTGGACGTTGCCGCTGACACTAGCGGTTACCGTGCTGGCCATGTTTGGTCATCAGCTTCATCTATTTTCTGTGTCTACCCAAACCTGGATCGAATTGATCCTGACGTTACCCATTGTCCTCTGGGCGGGAACGCCTTTTTTTGTGCGCGGCTGGCAATCAATTATCAATCTCACACCTAACATGTGGACGCTGATTGGCTTGGGGACAGGTGCGGCCTTCGTTTACAGCCTGGTAGCGACAGTGGCGCCCGGTATATTCCCTGATTCCTTCGTATCCATGGGACGGGTTTCCGTTTATTTCGAAGCGGCCGCCGTCATTATTTCGTTGACGCTTTTAGGGCAACTGTTGGAATTAAAGGCGCGCTCGCAAACCTCGGCGGCGATCAAATCCTTACTCGGTTTAGCTCCAAAAAAAGCGCGACGTATTCGCGAGGATGGCAGTGAAGAGGATGTGCCACTCACGCATGTCCATGTGGGTGATAAGTTGCGTGTTCGCCCCGGCGAAAAAGTACCGGTGGATGGGGTTGTTGTGGAAGGTAGCAGCGCAGTGGATGAGTCCATGCTGACCGGCGAGCCGCTGCCAGTGATGAAACGCGCGGGCGACAAGGTGATCGGTGCAACACTCAATACCAATGGTGCACTTACCATTCAATCTGAGCGCGTTGGATCGTCTACCGTATTAGCACAGATTGTTCAGATGGTAGCGCAAGCGCAGAGATCCAAAGCACCCATGCAACGTATGGCGGATTCCGTTGCCGGTTATTTTGTCGTTGCGGTGGTAGCGGTTGCCGTGCTGACTTTTTTTGCCTGGGGACTGTTCGGCCCTGAACCGCGTTGGGTATTCGGTTTAATTAATGCGGTAGCGGTACTGATTATTGCTTGCCCTTGCGCGTTAGGACTGGCGACACCTATGTCAATCATGGTGGCCACCGGGCGTGGTGCCACACAGGGTGTGCTGTTTCGGGACGCCGCCGCCATCGAGAACTTTCGCAAGATAGATACCCTCATTATCGATAAGACGGGAACCTTGACTGAAGGACGACCTGCATTTGATCGTGCGGTACCGGCTCAAGGATTTAATGAAGACGATGTGTTGCGCCTTGCCGCAAGCCTTGATCAGGGAAGCGAACATCCGCTGGCCGATGCCATTGTCCGCGCGGCGCGCGAGCGCAATCTCGCATTGGAAAAAGTCGAACAATTTGAATCGGGTTCTGGCATCGGAGTGTATGGAACCGTTTCGGGGCGCAAGCTGGCGCTGGGAAACACGGTGCTAATGGAGCAACAGGGTGTCGTTGTTGCACCGCTGGTGCCCGAAGCCGAAACCTTACGCAGTGAGGGTGCCAGTGTTATGTACCTGGCAGTGGATGGGCAGCTCGCGGGTCTGTTGGCGGTGTCTGACCCCGTCAAGGCCAGTACACCGGAAGCCTTGGCGACACTAAAAGCCGCTGGTTTACGCATTGTTATGGCGACGGGCGATGGCCTCACTACAGCCAAAGCCGTGGCGGCGCGCCTGGGTATCGATGAAGTCCACGGTGAAGTGAAACCAGAGGATAAATTGCGTTTGGTTGAACGCTTGCAAGCCGAGGGCAAGGTTGTTGCCATGGCGGGCGATGGAATCAATGATGCCCCCGCTCTGGCCAAAGCCGATGTGGGTATTGCCATGGGCACCGGTACTGACGTAGCGATGAACAGCGCACAAGTTACATTGGTGAAAGGTGATTTACGCGGGATTGCGGTCGCGCGTTTCTTATCGGAAGCCACCGTAACCAATATGAAGCAGAATCTGATGTTTGCATTCTTGTACAACGGACTGGGAATTCCCGTTGCTGCCGGGGTTTTGTATCCCTGGACTGGCTGGTTATTGTCACCCATGATTGCAGCACTCGCGATGAGCCTCAGTTCCGTCTCGGTGATTGGAAATGCGTTGAGGTTGAAACGGAAAAACTCTTTATCAACGATCAATAGATAG
- a CDS encoding efflux RND transporter periplasmic adaptor subunit: protein MNTVSIRVLAALTLGALVLGVAIGAGIYRNPSPTTPAKPPEPKVLYWYDPMVPDKHFDKPGKSPFMDMELVPKYAEPEKAEKPAEDKPRVLYWYDPMVPDQHFDKPGKSPFMDMELVPKYAEAGASEAVMNLAPLQVQNLGMRTVKVQRLPVKQMLDVPGQLQFNERHQAILQLRAAGFVEKVWPLALGDRVIAGQPLVELHIPEWLDAQNDLLSQPVASNTQRLKTLRTRLQLLGMPESLIAQVEKTRQPETRITLASPINGVITLLGVKTGMALASGTTIAQINGTDTLWLEAAIPEGLSGALRSGDSARFRSANPEDKELTGRIDQILPTLNTPTRTRTARIVLDNPEGILTSGTTGHVTLQSNGKEMALFVPTEAVIRTGKRTLVMVAEAEGQFRPVTITPGPEMGDKTLVRKGLEEGQTIVASGQFLLDSEASFLGLTAEPANGEHGHD from the coding sequence ATGAACACAGTCTCTATCCGCGTACTGGCGGCGCTGACGTTGGGTGCGCTGGTATTAGGGGTGGCCATAGGCGCGGGTATTTACCGCAACCCAAGTCCGACTACACCGGCCAAGCCTCCAGAGCCCAAGGTACTTTACTGGTACGACCCCATGGTGCCCGACAAGCACTTTGATAAACCGGGTAAATCCCCGTTTATGGATATGGAGCTGGTACCCAAATATGCGGAACCGGAAAAAGCGGAAAAGCCGGCAGAGGATAAGCCGCGAGTTCTTTATTGGTACGACCCGATGGTACCGGACCAGCATTTTGATAAGCCGGGCAAGTCGCCCTTTATGGACATGGAACTGGTGCCAAAATATGCCGAGGCAGGCGCATCGGAAGCTGTTATGAACCTTGCTCCGTTGCAGGTCCAGAATCTCGGGATGCGTACGGTGAAAGTTCAACGACTACCCGTCAAGCAGATGCTGGATGTCCCCGGACAGCTGCAATTCAATGAACGCCACCAGGCCATTTTACAATTGCGAGCCGCCGGGTTTGTTGAAAAGGTCTGGCCCCTTGCGTTGGGTGATCGGGTTATCGCCGGTCAACCCCTGGTGGAATTACACATACCGGAATGGCTCGATGCGCAAAATGACTTGTTGTCCCAACCGGTAGCCAGCAATACCCAACGGTTGAAGACACTGCGCACGCGGCTTCAGTTGTTGGGTATGCCCGAATCCTTGATTGCCCAGGTCGAAAAAACGCGGCAACCGGAAACGCGGATTACCCTGGCGTCGCCCATCAACGGCGTGATCACCTTGCTGGGTGTTAAGACCGGTATGGCGTTGGCCAGTGGCACAACCATCGCACAAATCAACGGCACCGATACCTTGTGGCTGGAAGCGGCAATCCCGGAAGGCTTATCCGGCGCATTACGGTCTGGCGACTCCGCCCGGTTCAGGTCCGCCAATCCTGAGGATAAAGAACTGACAGGACGCATCGACCAGATATTGCCAACCCTCAATACCCCCACGCGTACACGCACCGCCCGGATAGTGCTGGATAACCCCGAGGGTATCCTTACCTCCGGCACGACCGGGCACGTCACCCTTCAATCAAACGGGAAGGAAATGGCGCTGTTTGTACCGACCGAGGCAGTTATTCGCACGGGAAAACGTACATTGGTGATGGTTGCCGAAGCGGAGGGACAGTTTCGACCGGTCACTATTACACCTGGACCGGAAATGGGCGACAAAACGCTTGTTCGCAAGGGATTGGAAGAAGGACAAACCATTGTGGCCAGCGGGCAATTCTTGCTGGATTCCGAAGCCTCGTTTCTCGGGCTGACAGCGGAACCCGCTAACGGGGAGCACGGCCATGATTAA
- a CDS encoding efflux RND transporter permease subunit codes for MINRIIHWSIAHRVLVLLVSLLLTGWGIWAVKSTPIDALPDLSDVQVIIRTPFPGQAPELVENQVTYPLASKMLSVPGASHVRGYSLYGDSFVYVLFEDGTDLYWARSRVLESLSQVQAQLPSGAVPSLGPDATGVGWIFQYALIDKTGGHDIAQLRALQDWFLRFELAPLPDVSEVAAIGGMVNQYQVLLDPVRLAAYNLSHESVITAIQEANQETGGGVLVAGEAELMVRARGYLHTLEEFKAIPLALVNNIPVTLGDVATIQRGPEMRRGIAELDGEGEVTGGVVVMRSGGNARATIAAVKEKLAQLQSSLPVGVEVVTTYDRSSLIDRAVTNLSHKLLEEFLVVALVCAVFLWHWRSALVAIVALPLGVLIAFIVMRYQGINANIMSLGGIAIAIGAMVDAAIVMIENAHKHLERWQHDHPGQALDDEPRWQVLAQAAAEVGPALFFSLLIVTLSFIPVFTLEAQEGRLFGPLAFTKTYAMAAAAGLSITLIPVLMGYWIRGRIPEEQRNPINHWLIRVYQPLLAGVLRHPRTTLAVAGILVLTTAWPLYRLGSEFLPPLDEGDVLYMPSALPGLSAQQASQLLQHTDRLIKSVPEVARVFGKAGRSNSATDPAPLEMFETTIQFKPRDQWRPGMTPEKLLAELDAKVKVPGLANLWIPPIRNRIDMLATGIKSPIGVKISGQSLLDIDQVAAQVEQLAKTIPGITSAVAERTGGGRYLDIAFDRSALARYGLNMIQAQSVVSRLIGGENIGEVIEGRARFPINVRYPRDWRDSLGKLQNLPIITGQGQHITLGMIAKVAVTDGPSMIKSENARPTGIVYIDVRNRDLGSTVADLQQRVRNDIRLPVGVSVSYAGQFEFMERATARLQWIVPGTLAIVLVLLYLTFSRLDEALLIMGTLPFALTGGIWLLYLLEYHLSVASAVGFIALAGVSAEFGVIMLLYLKQAWHRRTQDSGTPTSRDLDDAIQEGAVLRIRPKMMTVAVIVAGLLPILLGSGTGSEIMSRIAAPMVGGMLTAPVLSLFVLPVAFRLLRSRNTIALNDPEH; via the coding sequence ATGATTAACCGGATTATTCATTGGTCCATTGCTCACCGGGTACTCGTGTTGCTGGTGTCATTGCTTCTCACCGGCTGGGGAATCTGGGCGGTAAAGAGCACGCCGATTGACGCCTTGCCGGATCTTTCTGACGTACAGGTGATTATCCGCACACCGTTTCCGGGGCAAGCACCGGAGCTGGTGGAAAACCAGGTGACTTACCCATTGGCCAGCAAGATGCTCTCGGTACCGGGTGCCAGCCATGTGAGGGGGTATTCCCTGTATGGAGACAGCTTTGTGTATGTCCTGTTTGAAGATGGCACGGATCTCTATTGGGCGCGCTCGCGAGTCCTCGAATCCTTGAGCCAGGTGCAAGCGCAATTGCCATCCGGCGCTGTACCGTCGTTAGGACCGGATGCCACCGGTGTGGGATGGATTTTCCAGTACGCGCTGATTGATAAAACCGGTGGACACGATATCGCCCAGTTGCGTGCTCTTCAGGATTGGTTCCTCCGTTTTGAATTGGCACCCTTGCCGGATGTGTCAGAGGTCGCTGCCATTGGCGGTATGGTTAACCAGTATCAGGTCCTGCTGGATCCGGTGCGGCTGGCTGCTTACAACCTCTCACACGAGTCTGTGATAACCGCTATTCAGGAGGCAAACCAGGAAACCGGTGGTGGAGTCCTGGTCGCTGGCGAAGCCGAACTCATGGTACGTGCCCGTGGTTACTTGCACACCCTGGAAGAATTCAAAGCAATTCCTCTGGCACTGGTTAATAACATCCCCGTGACACTGGGCGATGTGGCCACCATCCAGCGGGGACCGGAAATGCGCCGGGGCATCGCGGAACTGGATGGTGAAGGTGAAGTTACCGGCGGTGTGGTGGTCATGCGTTCCGGTGGGAATGCGCGCGCCACCATTGCCGCCGTTAAGGAAAAGTTGGCGCAGTTGCAAAGCAGCTTGCCGGTGGGTGTTGAGGTGGTCACTACCTATGACCGCAGCAGCCTTATTGATCGCGCCGTCACCAATCTCAGCCACAAATTGTTGGAAGAATTTCTGGTGGTCGCGTTGGTCTGCGCGGTCTTCCTCTGGCATTGGCGCTCCGCACTGGTGGCGATTGTCGCCTTGCCCTTGGGGGTACTGATCGCTTTTATCGTCATGCGCTATCAGGGGATTAATGCCAACATTATGTCGCTGGGTGGCATCGCCATTGCCATCGGTGCGATGGTGGATGCCGCCATCGTGATGATTGAGAACGCACACAAACACCTGGAGCGCTGGCAGCACGACCATCCCGGACAAGCGCTTGACGATGAACCGCGCTGGCAGGTGTTGGCTCAGGCCGCCGCCGAGGTCGGACCGGCGCTGTTTTTCTCCCTGCTGATCGTGACCTTATCGTTCATCCCGGTTTTCACGCTGGAAGCGCAGGAAGGACGTTTGTTCGGCCCGCTGGCGTTCACCAAAACCTATGCCATGGCGGCGGCGGCCGGATTATCTATCACCCTGATTCCGGTGCTGATGGGCTATTGGATCCGCGGCCGTATTCCCGAGGAACAACGCAACCCGATCAACCATTGGTTAATTCGGGTGTATCAACCCTTGCTGGCAGGTGTGCTACGTCACCCGCGCACGACCTTAGCCGTAGCAGGTATTCTGGTACTCACCACCGCATGGCCACTGTACCGGTTGGGCAGCGAATTTTTACCGCCGCTGGATGAAGGTGATGTGCTGTACATGCCCAGTGCCTTGCCGGGGCTCAGCGCCCAACAAGCCAGCCAATTATTGCAACACACGGATCGGCTCATTAAATCGGTACCGGAAGTCGCCCGCGTGTTTGGCAAGGCGGGCCGCAGCAATAGCGCGACCGATCCCGCACCTTTGGAAATGTTTGAAACCACGATCCAGTTCAAACCCCGTGACCAATGGCGCCCCGGTATGACACCGGAAAAACTGTTGGCGGAGCTGGATGCAAAAGTCAAAGTGCCGGGACTGGCCAATCTGTGGATACCGCCCATCCGCAACCGTATCGATATGCTGGCGACAGGGATTAAAAGCCCCATCGGGGTCAAGATTTCCGGCCAGTCACTCCTGGATATCGACCAAGTAGCCGCACAAGTCGAGCAGCTCGCCAAAACCATTCCCGGCATCACCTCAGCGGTGGCTGAGCGAACCGGTGGTGGTCGTTACCTCGACATTGCTTTTGACCGGTCGGCACTGGCGCGTTACGGGCTAAATATGATCCAGGCACAATCGGTGGTCAGCCGGTTGATCGGCGGCGAAAATATCGGTGAAGTCATTGAGGGCCGCGCGCGGTTTCCCATCAATGTCCGCTATCCGCGCGACTGGCGCGACAGCCTCGGGAAACTGCAGAACTTGCCAATCATCACGGGGCAAGGCCAACACATCACCTTGGGGATGATCGCCAAGGTAGCGGTGACCGACGGCCCCAGCATGATCAAAAGTGAAAATGCTCGGCCAACCGGTATTGTGTATATCGACGTCCGGAATCGTGACCTCGGATCCACCGTAGCGGATTTGCAGCAACGGGTACGCAATGACATTCGTTTGCCGGTCGGGGTCAGCGTCAGCTATGCGGGCCAATTCGAATTCATGGAACGCGCAACTGCGCGCTTGCAATGGATCGTTCCCGGCACGCTCGCGATTGTCCTGGTGCTGCTATACCTCACTTTCTCACGGCTCGATGAAGCGCTGCTGATTATGGGAACCTTGCCGTTTGCACTCACGGGCGGTATCTGGTTGTTGTACCTGCTGGAATACCACTTGTCGGTGGCCTCGGCGGTCGGATTTATTGCACTTGCCGGGGTCTCTGCCGAGTTCGGGGTCATTATGTTGTTGTACCTGAAACAGGCCTGGCACCGGCGTACGCAGGACAGTGGCACACCGACAAGCCGGGATCTGGATGACGCTATCCAGGAAGGCGCGGTGTTGCGAATCCGGCCAAAGATGATGACCGTTGCAGTGATTGTGGCGGGCTTACTGCCCATCTTACTCGGCAGTGGCACCGGCTCGGAAATCATGAGCCGCATTGCTGCGCCGATGGTCGGCGGTATGCTCACTGCACCGGTGTTATCCCTGTTTGTGCTACCTGTTGCCTTTCGGTTGCTACGTAGCAGAAACACGATTGCACTCAACGACCCTGAGCACTAA
- a CDS encoding four-helix bundle copper-binding protein, with the protein MPHTNPHSECADACSSCSEICYSTAMNHCLQVGGKHVEPEHFKLMLNCAKVCETSACLQLSGSPFSHHLCKVCAEICEACAKSCESLGEMDECVTACRKCAESCRRMAA; encoded by the coding sequence ATGCCCCATACTAACCCCCATTCCGAGTGTGCCGATGCATGCTCATCCTGTAGCGAAATTTGCTACTCCACCGCGATGAATCACTGCCTGCAAGTCGGCGGAAAACACGTTGAGCCGGAGCATTTCAAATTAATGCTCAACTGCGCCAAAGTGTGCGAAACCTCAGCCTGTTTGCAATTAAGTGGATCGCCTTTTAGTCATCACCTTTGCAAAGTCTGCGCGGAAATTTGTGAAGCTTGCGCAAAAAGTTGTGAAAGCCTCGGCGAGATGGATGAGTGCGTTACCGCGTGCAGGAAATGTGCGGAAAGCTGCCGCCGCATGGCGGCGTAA
- a CDS encoding heavy-metal-associated domain-containing protein, translating into MTTFIVNNMTCGSCARHITHAVKALDPDATLAIDLPSRQVNIESTKTTDELITAIRAMDYDVAIANE; encoded by the coding sequence ATGACTACCTTTATTGTGAACAACATGACCTGTGGCAGCTGTGCCAGGCACATTACCCACGCGGTGAAAGCATTGGATCCCGATGCAACCCTCGCGATTGATCTACCATCGCGCCAGGTGAATATTGAAAGCACTAAAACAACGGATGAGTTAATCACTGCCATCCGTGCCATGGACTACGATGTCGCCATCGCGAATGAGTAA